A region from the Vicia villosa cultivar HV-30 ecotype Madison, WI linkage group LG3, Vvil1.0, whole genome shotgun sequence genome encodes:
- the LOC131660742 gene encoding protein IQ-DOMAIN 6-like isoform X1, translating to MGASGKWVKALIGLKKHDKDEHVKEGVKSKKWRLWRSSSGDNGSWKGFKGNNSHKAVSEGSESPTAAEAYTAAVATVVRAQPKDFRLVRQEWAAIRIQTTFRAFLARRALRALKAVVRIQALVRGRQVRKQAAVTLRCMQALVRVQARVRARRVRMSMEGQAVQNMLNERRTKLELLKDAEEGWCDSIGTLEDVKSKIQMRQEGAFKRERALAYSLAQKQQCRPTSSTYSQSAASFSSLKNPEMNKANGGWSWLERWMAAKPWETRLMEQSHAESLLDKTPPPPPKKFVEPFVSSNSKPCSVNIKRNNVTTRISAKPPPHIGQATRSSSSPSSEFRYDESSASSSICTSATPMSGNTYERTEDSNSNSRPNYMNLTQSTKAKLKSGNNPMYNRAQRQQSMDEFQFMRRAAGFSNGDSRSIAASDHSLNFSRPLHLSTHMDKSSVRPR from the exons ATGGGTGCTTCTGGAAAATGGGTGAAAGCATTAATCGGACTCAAAAAACACGACAAAGATGAACAT GTGAAGGAGGGTGTGAAGAGTAAGAAATGGAGGTTATGGAGAAGTTCTTCCGGTGATAACGGTTCTTGGAAAGGCTTTAAAGGTAACAACTCTCACAAAGCAGTTTCTGAAGGCTCTGAATCTCCAACTGCTGCAGAAGCTTACACTGCCGCAGTAGCCACCGTTGTTAGAGCTCAACCTAAGGATTTTAGACTCGTTAGGCAAGAATGGGCTGCTATAAGAATCCAAACAACTTTCCGCGCCTTCTTG GCAAGAAGGGCTTTGAGGGCTTTGAAGGCGGTGGTGAGGATTCAAGCACTAGTTAGGGGTAGGCAAGTGAGGAAGCAAGCTGCGGTGACATTGAGGTGCATGCAGGCGTTGGTTCGTGTTCAGGCTCGAGTGAGGGCTCGTCGAGTGAGGATGTCGATGGAGGGACAAGCTGTGCAGAATATGCTCAATGAGCGGCGGACAAAGCTtgaacttttgaaggatgctgAG GAAGGGTGGTGTGATAGTATAGGAACATTGGAAGATGTGAAATCGAAGATTCAAATGAGGCAAGAAGGAGCTTTCAAAAGAGAAAGAGCACTTGCATACTCTCTTGCTCAAAAG CAGCAATGCAGGCCAACTTCAAGCACTTATTCACAATCCGCCGCCTCGTTTTCCTCTCTCAAGAATCCAGAAATGAACAAAGCTAATGGAGGATGGAGTTGGTTGGAAAGATGGATGGCAGCCAAGCCTTGGGAGACAAGATTGATGGAACAATCCCATGCTGAAAGCTTATTAGATAAAACGCCTCCACCACCGCCGAAGAAATTTGTGGAACCCTTTGTAAGCTCTAATTCAAAACCATGCTCAGTCAATATTAAGAGGAACAATGTTACAACAAGGATTTCTGCTAAGCCTCCTCCCCACATCGGACAGGCTACTCGTTCGTCCTCTAGTCCAAGTTCCGAGTTTCGGTATGACGAGAGTTCTGCATCATCTTCTATTTGTACATCCGCAACACCAATGTCAGGGAACACTTATGAAAGGACTGAGGATAGTAACAGCAACTCTAGGCCAAATTACATGAACCTAACGCAATCAACCAAGGCGAAGCTAAAATCAGGTAATAATCCAATGTATAACCGAGCTCAAAGGCAACAGTCAATGGACGAGTTTCAGTTTATGAGGAGGGCTGCAGGTTTCTCTAATGGAGATTCTAGAAGTATTGCTGCTTCTGACCATTCACTCAACTTTTCTAGGCCACTTCACCTATCAACTCACATGGATAAAAGCTCCGTGAGGCCACGGTGA
- the LOC131660742 gene encoding protein IQ-DOMAIN 6-like isoform X2 has product MGASGKWVKALIGLKKHDKDEHVKEGVKSKKWRLWRSSSGDNGSWKGFKGNNSHKAVSEGSESPTAAEAYTAAVATVVRAQPKDFRLVRQEWAAIRIQTTFRAFLARRALRALKAVVRIQALVRGRQVRKQAAVTLRCMQALVRVQARVRARRVRMSMEGQAVQNMLNERRTKLELLKDAEEGWCDSIGTLEDVKSKIQMRQEGAFKRERALAYSLAQKQCRPTSSTYSQSAASFSSLKNPEMNKANGGWSWLERWMAAKPWETRLMEQSHAESLLDKTPPPPPKKFVEPFVSSNSKPCSVNIKRNNVTTRISAKPPPHIGQATRSSSSPSSEFRYDESSASSSICTSATPMSGNTYERTEDSNSNSRPNYMNLTQSTKAKLKSGNNPMYNRAQRQQSMDEFQFMRRAAGFSNGDSRSIAASDHSLNFSRPLHLSTHMDKSSVRPR; this is encoded by the exons ATGGGTGCTTCTGGAAAATGGGTGAAAGCATTAATCGGACTCAAAAAACACGACAAAGATGAACAT GTGAAGGAGGGTGTGAAGAGTAAGAAATGGAGGTTATGGAGAAGTTCTTCCGGTGATAACGGTTCTTGGAAAGGCTTTAAAGGTAACAACTCTCACAAAGCAGTTTCTGAAGGCTCTGAATCTCCAACTGCTGCAGAAGCTTACACTGCCGCAGTAGCCACCGTTGTTAGAGCTCAACCTAAGGATTTTAGACTCGTTAGGCAAGAATGGGCTGCTATAAGAATCCAAACAACTTTCCGCGCCTTCTTG GCAAGAAGGGCTTTGAGGGCTTTGAAGGCGGTGGTGAGGATTCAAGCACTAGTTAGGGGTAGGCAAGTGAGGAAGCAAGCTGCGGTGACATTGAGGTGCATGCAGGCGTTGGTTCGTGTTCAGGCTCGAGTGAGGGCTCGTCGAGTGAGGATGTCGATGGAGGGACAAGCTGTGCAGAATATGCTCAATGAGCGGCGGACAAAGCTtgaacttttgaaggatgctgAG GAAGGGTGGTGTGATAGTATAGGAACATTGGAAGATGTGAAATCGAAGATTCAAATGAGGCAAGAAGGAGCTTTCAAAAGAGAAAGAGCACTTGCATACTCTCTTGCTCAAAAG CAATGCAGGCCAACTTCAAGCACTTATTCACAATCCGCCGCCTCGTTTTCCTCTCTCAAGAATCCAGAAATGAACAAAGCTAATGGAGGATGGAGTTGGTTGGAAAGATGGATGGCAGCCAAGCCTTGGGAGACAAGATTGATGGAACAATCCCATGCTGAAAGCTTATTAGATAAAACGCCTCCACCACCGCCGAAGAAATTTGTGGAACCCTTTGTAAGCTCTAATTCAAAACCATGCTCAGTCAATATTAAGAGGAACAATGTTACAACAAGGATTTCTGCTAAGCCTCCTCCCCACATCGGACAGGCTACTCGTTCGTCCTCTAGTCCAAGTTCCGAGTTTCGGTATGACGAGAGTTCTGCATCATCTTCTATTTGTACATCCGCAACACCAATGTCAGGGAACACTTATGAAAGGACTGAGGATAGTAACAGCAACTCTAGGCCAAATTACATGAACCTAACGCAATCAACCAAGGCGAAGCTAAAATCAGGTAATAATCCAATGTATAACCGAGCTCAAAGGCAACAGTCAATGGACGAGTTTCAGTTTATGAGGAGGGCTGCAGGTTTCTCTAATGGAGATTCTAGAAGTATTGCTGCTTCTGACCATTCACTCAACTTTTCTAGGCCACTTCACCTATCAACTCACATGGATAAAAGCTCCGTGAGGCCACGGTGA
- the LOC131660741 gene encoding cytochrome P450 711A1-like, with the protein MVLMDLEWWFSIPISVYFGSAMFTLLSLVGGWLIYLYGPYWRVRKVPGPPSLPLVGHLHLLAKHGPDVFSILAKQYGPIYRFHMGRQPLIIVADAELCKEVGIKKFKDISNRSTPSPIKASPLHQKGLFFTKDSQWSTMRNTILSVYQPSHLARLVPTMQSFIESATQNLDLENEDVVFSNLSLKLATDVIGQAAFGVNFGLSEPHSVSNEIKNVGDNEVTDFINQHIYSTTQLKMDLSGSFSIILGLLVPILQEPFRQILKRIPGTMDWKIERTNKKLGGRLDEIVDKRMKDRTRSSKDFLSLILNARESKAVSENVFTSEYISAVTYEHLLAGSATTSFTLSSVVYLVAAHPEVEKKMLEEIDGFGSIDQIPTSQDLHDKFPYLDQVIKEAMRIYIVSPLVARETSNEVEIGGYLLPKGTWVWLALGVLAKDPKNFSEPEKFKPERFDPNCDEMKRRHPYAFIPFGIGPRACIGQKFSLQEIKLSLIHLYRKYLFRHSPNMESPLELEYGIVLNFKHGVKLRVLKRTMQSS; encoded by the exons ATGGTGTTGATGGATTTGGAATGGTGGTTTTCAATTCCAATCAGTGTTTATTTTGGTTCAGCAATGTTTACACTATTGAGTTTAGTTGGAGGATGGTTGATTTATCTGTATGGGCCATATTGGAGAGTAAGAAAGGTCCCAGGCCCACCATCACTTCCTCTGGTAGGACACCTTCACTTGTTAGCAAAGCATGGTCCTGATGTTTTCTCAATACTTGCCAAGCAATATGGTCCTATCTACAG ATTTCACATGGGAAGACAACCACTAATAATAGTAGCAGATGCAGAACTGTGTAAAGAAGTAGgaatcaaaaaattcaaagacATTTCAAACAGAAGCACTCCTTCTCCCATTAAAGCTTCTCCACTTCACCAAAAGGGTCTCTTCTTCACCAA GGATTCACAATGGTCTACAATGAGGAACACGATTTTGTCGGTATACCAACCGTCACATCTAGCAAGACTAGTGCCAACAATGCAATCATTCATAGAATCTGCCACTCAGAATCTTGACTTAGAAAATGAAGATGTTGTCTTTTCTAATTTATCACTTAAACTCGCGACCGACGTGATTGGACAAGCAGCGTTCGGTGTTAACTTTGGCCTCTCTGAGCCTCATTCCGTTAGCAACGAAATCAAGAATGTTGGTGATAATGAAGTAACGGATTTTATCAATCAACATATATACTCGACAACTCAACTTAAGATGGATTTGTCGGGTTCGTTCTCGATCATACTTGGTTTACTTGTTCCGATTCTTCAAGAGCCGTTTAGACAGATTTTGAAGCGAATACCGGGGACTATGGACTGGAAAATCGAGCGTACTAACAAAAAGCTAGGAGGACGTCTCGATGAGATTGTGGACAAGAGAATGAAAGATAGAACGCGCAGTTCAAAGGATTTCTTGTCGCTTATACTAAATGCTAGAGAATCAAAAGCTGTTTCGGAGAATGTGTTCACATCTGAATATATCAGTGCTGTTACTTATGAACACTTGCTTGCTGGTTCTGCAACTACTTCCTTTACATTGTCTTCTGTTGTCTATTTGGTTGCTGCGCATCCAGAAGTCGAGAAAAAGATGCTTGAAGAGATTGATGGGTTTGGTTCAATAGATCAAATACCGACTTCTCAAGATCTTCATGACAAGTTCCCTTATCTTGATCAG GTGATCAAAGAGGCAATGAGGATTTACATTGTATCGCCATTAGTTGCTAGAGAAACATCGAATGAAGTAGAAATCGGAGGTTACCTTCTTCCAAAG GGGACTTGGGTTTGGTTAGCACTTGGAGTTCTAGCAAAAGATCCGAAAAACTTTTCAGAGCCAGAAAAGTTTAAACCAGAAAGGTTTGATCCTAACTGTGATGAAATGAAGAGAAGGCATCCTTATGCTTTCATACCATTCGGAATTGGTCCTCGGGCTTGCATCGGTCAGAAATTTTCCCTGCAAGAGATTAAGCTTTCGCTCATTCATTTATACAGAAAATACTTGTTTCGGCATTCACCTAACATGGAAAGCCCTTTAGAACTCGAATATGGCATAGTCCTTAACTTCAAGCATGGAGTCAAACTCAGAGTCTTAAAAAGAACAATGCAGAGCTCCTAA
- the LOC131655231 gene encoding heat stress transcription factor A-2-like, with translation MKGILVKEEETLAYTNAGSSTSSSSSSNSNLQPKPMEGLHETGPPPFLTKTFDVVEDPSTDGIVSWSRARNSFVVWDLNKFSTAILPRYFKHSNFSSFVRQLNTYGFRKVDPDRWEFANEGFLAGQRNLLKTIKRRRNVAQSPSMQRESGGACIELGEFGLEGEIERLRRDRSVLVAEIVKLRQQQNNSRDQLSAMEARLLVTEKKHQQMMAFLAKALSSQSFIQQLANKKELKGVEMKRKRRLTASSSLEILQKDSVTMMTVPIESVVDYSSQEQQEGLTAIESEIETLLSAYDNESKSEIKDYASLSSVPSANESNLGDWEDLLNQELVGGNPEDEVLIGEFSQIDAPVEDLVEKNGDWTVDLQNLVDQMDFEP, from the exons ATGAAGGGAATTTTagtaaaagaagaagaaacactaGCATATACAAATGCTGGTTCATCAACAAGTTCATCTTCCTCCTCCAATTCAAATCTTCAACCAAAACCAATGGAAGGGTTACACGAAACAGGTCCGCCTCCATTTCTCACCAAAACCTTTGATGTCGTTGAAGATCCTTCCACCGATGGAATCGTTTCGTGGAGCAGAGCTCGTAATAGCTTCGTCGTTTGGGATTTGAATAAATTCTCCACTGCGATTTTGCCTCGGTACTTCAAACATAGCAATTTCTCTAGCTTCGTTCGTCAACTCAATACCTAT GGATTTAGAAAAGTTGATCCGGATCGATGGGAGTTTGCGAATGAAGGTTTTTTAGCTGGACAGAGGAACTTGTTGAAAACGATCAAGAGAAGAAGAAATGTAGCACAATCGCCATCTATGCAGCGAGAAAGCGGCGGTGCTTGTATAGAATTAGGAGAGTTTGGTCTTGAAGGTGAGATTGAGAGGTTGAGGAGAGACAGATCTGTTTTAGTGGCTGAAATTGTGAAACTGAGACAGCAGCAGAATAATTCAAGGGATCAGTTATCTGCTATGGAAGCTAGGCTGTTGGTTACTGAGAAGAAACATCAACAGATGATGGCTTTTCTTGCAAAAGCACTTAGTAGTCAATCTTTTATTCAGCAATTGGCGAATAAGAAAGAGTTGAAAGGTGTTGAAATGAAGCGGAAGAGGAGGCTCACTGCTAGTTCAAGTTTGGAGATTTTGCAGAAGGATTCCGTGACGATGATGACAGTGCCGATTGAATCTGTGGTGGATTATTCTAGTCAAGAACAACAAGAGGGCTTGACTGCTATAGAGTCTGAGATAGAGACATTGTTAAGTGCTTATGATAATGAGTCGAAGAGTGAAATCAAAGACTATGCATCATTGAGTTCAGTTCCGAGTGCTAATGAGAGTAATTTGGGTGATTGGGAGGATTTACTGAACCAAGAGTTGGTTGGTGGGAATCCAGAGGATGAAGTTTTGATTGGTGAGTTCTCACAAATTGATGCACCGGTTGAGGATTTGGTAGAAAAGAATGGTGATTGGACTGTGGATTTGCAGAACCTCGTTGATCAAATGGATTTTGAACCTTAA